In Stieleria varia, one genomic interval encodes:
- a CDS encoding acyltransferase family protein, whose product MKPTRTNNFDLLRLLLAVLVVRCHAGLVGYPFRWTEDTYFMGGLSAVQCFFVISGYLIFRSWESKPVLSSFAEKRARRILPAYVFVVVLCTLGLSLLSTHGVADYFADSAVYRYLFSNLAFVGFLQNTLPGVFESNVDQYVNGPLWTIKIEVMFYISVPIIAYLAGKINRVTLFAVLYVGGVVWNLGFNYLGEHFQQRGYHRIAEQLPGQMAFFISGAAMHYYERFFTRHIKAAVIFSIGAVAGYFAYWPELFAMVYPMALAVLVIGFATRFAYLGNFGRFGDFSYGIYIYHYPIFQTLTALELPLRPATSFALGVTLSVIASVLSWHLLESRWLLKSSHYIKASHQANDPT is encoded by the coding sequence ATGAAACCGACGCGAACCAACAATTTCGATTTGCTCCGTTTACTGCTGGCGGTCCTGGTGGTTCGCTGCCATGCGGGGTTGGTGGGCTACCCCTTTCGCTGGACGGAAGACACCTACTTTATGGGCGGCCTTTCGGCGGTCCAATGCTTCTTTGTGATCTCCGGCTACTTGATCTTTCGAAGCTGGGAGTCCAAACCGGTCTTATCAAGCTTCGCGGAAAAGCGTGCCCGGCGCATCTTGCCGGCGTATGTGTTTGTGGTCGTCCTCTGCACGCTGGGACTCAGCCTTTTAAGCACTCATGGTGTGGCGGATTACTTCGCCGATTCCGCCGTGTATCGGTATCTGTTCTCGAATCTGGCGTTCGTCGGGTTTCTCCAGAACACATTGCCTGGCGTTTTTGAATCGAACGTGGACCAATACGTCAATGGGCCGCTTTGGACGATCAAGATCGAAGTGATGTTCTACATCTCCGTTCCCATCATTGCGTACTTGGCAGGCAAGATAAACCGCGTCACCCTATTCGCGGTGTTGTATGTCGGAGGCGTCGTCTGGAATCTCGGATTCAACTACCTGGGTGAGCATTTTCAGCAACGCGGCTACCATCGAATCGCAGAACAGTTGCCCGGGCAAATGGCGTTCTTCATTTCCGGTGCCGCCATGCACTACTATGAAAGATTCTTCACGCGACATATCAAGGCGGCGGTGATTTTTTCGATCGGTGCCGTGGCGGGGTACTTTGCGTATTGGCCCGAGTTGTTCGCGATGGTTTACCCGATGGCACTAGCGGTGTTGGTGATTGGCTTTGCGACTCGGTTCGCCTATCTCGGAAACTTCGGACGTTTCGGTGACTTTTCCTACGGCATTTACATCTATCACTATCCCATTTTTCAAACGCTCACGGCGCTGGAATTGCCGTTGCGGCCGGCGACGTCATTTGCATTGGGTGTGACCCTGTCGGTCATCGCCTCGGTGCTCTCCTGGCATCTACTGGAATCACGGTGGTTGCTCAAGTCATCGCATTACATCAAAGCCAGTCATCAAGCGAACGATCCGACATGA